The nucleotide window TCCAGATGTCATAAATTGCATAGGGGCTTTCGAAAAGTTCCATGGCTTCGACAAAACTGACTTTAAAGTCATCTTCATTCATCAATTCCTGAATTCTTTCGACTGTAAGTGGATCAGGGCTGGGGGCGTGGAAGATATTTTTAAAGCGCCATTCAAAGCGTGCCAGATCAAAGACAAAAGGGATACCTTTGATGGCCGGGTGGAGACGGATGAAATCTGGAAAACTGGCGCCATAATCCGACAGGTTGTATGAGGTGGAGGGCTGAGTGTCGATATAGTTTTGGCAGACCTCCTGAAAAATGTGATCGCCCAAAACCCAATGAACCCCTTCAAAGGTTTCATCCAGGGCTTCGGTGAGACGAGCAATGTAAGCTTTGTGGTAGACCTCAAAAGCCTCTTTGAGCTTCAGTTGTCCTCCGGGCTTGAAGGTTTTTAAAACTTCAGGATCCGCTTCCCCAGGAAAAAGGGTCTGCTTTTTAAACAAAGATTGGACTTCTTGCAGTTTCATTTGATTTCTCCAAAATAGACGCGGCTTTGAGAATTTCAGCTTCAAGTTCGCGGAAGTCAGGGATGTTGTCATCGCGTTCAATACACACAGGAATATGGCGGATCTTTGGCGCAAGTGTTTTAAACAGACTCCAAACCGCATCCGGAATATCTTCGGCATGTGTATCAAACAGATGGGTGCCTTTATCTGTGGGGCCGGCCAAATGAATCTGTGCCACGCGCTCGAGTGGAATTGCATTCAGGTAAGTTCGGGGATCATAACCGTGATTGTAGGAGTTAACATAGACATTGTTAATATCCAGCAGAAGCCCACAGCCGGAGCGTTTAGATACTTCAGCGACAAACTCCCACTCAGTCATTTCATTGGCGCGGAAGCTTAAGTAGGTGGAAACGTTTTCCAGAACCAAAGGTGTTCGCAAATAGTTCTGAACAAAATCAATATTTTCAATCAGGCATTCCAGACTTTCTTGCGTATAAGGGAGGGGCAATAGGTCATGCATGTTTTGGTGGGAGGTGGCGGTCCAACAAATGTGATCAGAAACAATGAAAGGCTCCACTCGGTCTATGAGATCACGCAGCTTATTCAAATATTCGATGCGCACCCCGGAGGCGCTTCCAATGTTCATGCCCACGCCATGAAGAGCCAAGGGATAATCCTTGCGAAGAGCGGTGAGCATTTCCAATGGACGCCCTCTGGAGTCCATATAGTTTTCTGAAACTGCTTCAAACCAAGCGACTTCAGTTGTCGGGCTTGTTTCTAGATATGGATAGTGGGGCGGGCGTAAACCCAGCCCCACTTTATGAGAATGAAATTGAGATCGCATTTAGGCACCTTTGTCTGCTTTGAATTTCCCGTGAGCCGCTTCGCATTTTTCTTTAGTCATTCGGAGCCAACCTTTGCCTTTGCAGGAGTTTTTTCCCGCGCAGCCATGGCCTTTTCCGCCACAGTCACCTTTGCCTTTGCAAGAATTCACTCCATGGCATTCGCCCTCGGCGGTGGCGGCATCCGGTTTCTGCGAGTCTGCTCCGTGTGCTTGTAAACTGACACTCAAGGCTCCCGCAGCCAGAAGACCGCTGATTGCTGCTTTTGTAAAAGTACCTTTTGTCATAGATGAAATACTCCCTATTTCCTGACTACTTTGCTTTTGCCACCATCGCTTCACCATCAATACTGATTTTCACTTCGTCACCAACGACAAAACCACCGGCTTCAATCGCTTTGTTCCAAACAAGTCCAAAATTTCTTCTGTCTATTTTTGTCTCAGCTTCGAACGCGACACGACGATTGCCCCATGGATCCGTAACAGCCCCTTTGTATTCCACTTTAAGGGTCACAGGTTTTGTGACTCCGTGAATGGTTAAAAGACCTTCCACTTTTTCAGGCTTGGCGTGGTCGTAAATTGTTTTAGTACTTTTAAATGTCAGTTTTGGAAATTTTGTGACGTCCAGGAAATTAGGTCCGCGTAAATCTTTGTCGCGATCCTTCTCGTTGGTATTGATGGAGTCCGCTGCGATTTCGATAGAAATATTATCGAGCTTTTGAGTTTTCTCGTCGAAGTCGAAGGTGCCCTCAAACTTGTCAAAGCGACCTTTTACTTTAGAGACAACCAAATGAGGCACCGTGAACTGTATTCCCGTATGGGAGATATCCAAAGAGAATTTTTCTGCGAAGGCAGTGCTCGTGGCCAATGAAACTAGTAATGCCGGAAGAAGAAGGCGCATGGAAGTCCTTTCGATGGAGGGAGTAAAATGTTGCTATTCACTTTTTTTGAAGTGCCCTGTTTTTACAAATTAAGATTAGGTAAGACGCTGAGTTGGAGGGTGGCTTTGTTTAAAGACACTGATGTCTCAAGTTTGAGCGCTTGGAATGAGTGTCGATATTATTCTAGGCAGTGCCTACTTCTTATTCGCTCATAGACAATAGAAGGGCTGCACGGGTGGCCCTAAACCTGCATTACCTTATAGAAGGATCACTAACGGCTTTCTGGGGGAACTATGATCATGCGAATACTTTTGCTTGCAGGAATGTTTGTCAGTTGTGTTGGCTGCGCCTCCTTGAAGAAAGCGGTTACATGGGGTGATCCCACCAAGAGCGACTATATTATGGATGCACCTATGGTTACCCCTGAGAAAACTGTACAGCTAAAGAAAAGCCGTAACATCGCAAGTAAGAGAAATTAAACATATGTATTAATATTGTGCGGACCACAGTTCTGGCCCCACTTTGAGGCTGCACATCAGAGCCACAATGTTCCCCGGAATTTTGGGAGGAACGATCCGCTGACAATATCTTTGGGCTAGTTTGTGCCACTAGACACTCCAACTCCGTTGTCAACTCAACGGGAAGTTGTTGAAGTGAACTAATCATGAGCATCAATCATTTTAGAATTATCATCTGTGGTCTTGCGTTGTTATGGAGTGTTGCTTCTTCTGCGCAAGATGCGAACTCTGATCCCGAGCAAAAAGATATCGACTTTGTTGAGAAGTTGCTCGAAACGAAATCGGTCGAATTTAAAAATGCTCCGCCGTCACATGCAGCACCGGCTCAGAAAAAGCAGAAGGCTGAGTACTCGACAGTCCAGTCGGAGTCTTTCTATTCAGATTTAGCGACGATTCAGAAAAACTATATGCCCAAAACTGAACGAGTTCAGTTGAGTGGCGGTCTGACACTTCTTCCGTCAGACGTTTTTTATCGCACCCTGGGTTTGAACATTAAAACCAGTTACCACTTTAATGAAACCTGGGGAGTAGAAGCTTTTGGATATGTTTTCACGTCGCAGGCACGTGATGAAGTCAGCAAACTGGAATCTGTTCAAAAGCTTTCAGTCAAAAGTCTAGTTTCCTTAACCAGCTTTTATGGATTGAATCTCTATTTCAACTCTATCTATGGAAAAACATCCTTCCTGAACAACCGAATCATTCCTTTCGAGGTCTATCAAACATTGGGTGTCGGCAAAGTCCGCACGCAAAGCTCAGAGGAAGTCTCTAGCATCCAAGTGGGAATCGGTGACATCTTCTCTTTATCCAGGTCATCTGCATTACGAGTGGATTTGAATTGGGCCTTCTATAATGCCCATAATTATTTGGGGGAGGAGCAAGCCTCCAATTCACTATTTTTGACCGTGAGTTACGGTCGCTTCTTCCCGGAGCCTTCATACCGATGAAAAAAACTCTTACTTTCATTGCAGCATCTTTTCTGGGTCTCAACTTCGCCTTTGGAGCTTCACCGACTGCGTTGGGGTTAGCGGGGCAATCTCTGCGAAAACAGGAATACCGGAAGGCAAGTAATCAGCTCTATAAGATTGTTTTTTCTTCTGATGCTGATGCCAACACTAAAATGCAGGCGCGTTATTATCTTGGTGTTGCTCTGATGAAGCTTAAGCTATATCAAACGGCGGCCTTTCCTTTGATTATCAATGCAAGAGTGGCTTCGCCGAAAATCGCGCAGCGGTCCTTTGAGAAACTGGTTTTAATTTCAGATAATCTCAATGACTCGGGTCTTCTCGATTACACCTTAAAGAAACTTGATGCCAATGATTTGGGCGAAATTGCCAAAGAGCTCTATTACAACCGCATGGGACAGGCTCTGATGCGTGAGGGAAAATACGCAGAGGCAGTCACCTATCTGCAGAAGTCTTTGCAAATCAAACCCGATAATGATGAGACTCTCTATACTCTGGCATTGGTTTATCTAAAAGAGAACAAGGCCACGGAAGCCTTGCCACACCTGCAGAAGCTTTATGATAAATATTTTTCTCTTCCCTCAACCAACGTGAAGCGGGGGTCTGCGGCGATGGCCATGGCCCGCGGATATTATCAAGCGAAACGCTGGGAAGATGCGGTAAATACTTACCGTGAAATTCCCAAGGATCATGCGCTTTACCGGGAAGCTCAGATGGAACTGGCTTGGTCCCTGTTTAGAATGGCCAAATTCCGAAGTGCTATGAGTGCTATTCAAACCCTGCACACTCCGTTTTACGAAAACTTCTATGATCCGGAATCTTTGACTTTGCGAAGTATTATTCTGCTTTTTGCATGTCAGAACTCGGAAGCGGAAAAAGCTTTGATCAGCTTCCGAAAAAACTATTCTTCCGCGTTCACGACACTGTCGGACATCAACAACTCCGATCAGAAGCCTGAGTACTTCTTCAGTCAAATCGAGGAGTCTCAGAAATATTTGAAGGCTCTGAAAAATGGTACAAAGCCAACTTATAGCGGCCAGGTTCCATTCTTTATCGTCAGGGCTTCGATGGAAGAACCGTCATTGAAAAATAAACTGTCCTATTTTGATCGAATTCAGCAGGAAAAAAATCGACTCGCTAAAGTGTTCAATCAACCGGAAGACGCGGCTCTTCGAAAGTACGCCTTGAAAATTTTGAACTCGCGACAAAAGAATGTTTCTGCTGAGGCGGGGACTGTCTTAAGAAACTCTCTGATTGCCAAAAGCAAAGAGCTTGCCCTGCTTGACGGCGACTTGGATTTGATCGGCTATGAAGTTCTGAATGCTCAGAAGAAAGAAGCACGGGCCGATTATATCAGAACTGTGAACAACTCAGAAGGCAGTCAAATCAATGCCGATGATACCCGAGACTTCTATGTGAAGAATGGTTATCGCTACTGGCCTTTTGAAGGTGAGTACTGGAGAGATGAAATCGGCAACTATCAATATCTTGGGGTAAATCGCTGTGACAAAGAATAGCTTAATGTTGGTCATGTTGCTTTTTTTCTCTCTGCAATCTTTTGCGCAAGATAAAGCTCCGGATAAAGCCCCGGCTAAAGCAGCTGTTGCAAATAAAAAAACCAAAAAAGTCCAAGTGTCCTTTGATGACGAATTGGTCAAAGGCGCAACTGAAAAACCTGATTTGAGCAATATGAACACTAAGACAGACTTCAATTATAAAAAGCTCATTCGCGTAAGAGAAAACTTTGTGAACGAGATGGAGGGGGGCCTCGATGATTTCAAAGGCAACTAAGATCCTCCTAGTGCTCGCTCTGAATTTATTTGCACTGAGCAGTCAGGCGACTGTTATACAATTTGATGCAGACGAATTGCCGACGGAGTCCGTGGTCCCAATACTTGACAGCAATATGGCAGTAAAGAACAAGGCCATTCCTCTTGCGGGACGATTGGAAGTGGGGCTCTTTACAGCCTCTGTCATCGATGAGATGTTTTTTAATAACAGTCTTTGGGGTTTTGAAGCCTTTTACTCATTTTCTGAAGACAAAGCCTGGGGCTTGAAATACGCCGATCGCATGTCTGGACTAAGCAGTTATTCGGATCAGTTTCAAAGCACTTCAGCAAAGCCGAGTTTTTCAAAAGCTCCGGCTCCGAGTTCAATTTTGACAGCGTCTTATCGTTGGACGTTTCTTTATGGGAAAATGAGTCTTTCCAAAAGCATGGTTCTGCCAACGATGTTTGCGACAGAAGTAGATGCGGGTGCGAATAAGGTCGGAGGTCAGTCTTTGCCTTATACATCTTTTGGAATCACCCATAAGTTGTTTTTTAAGAAACATGTTGGTGTCGGTTTGTCATACAGACTGCTTTTGTATCAAACTTTGGATCCTGTTTCAGTGGATTTGGGAAGTGCAGCACCGACGCCAAGTGAGTCAGATTTCTCCAAGAAGATCCAATTGAGCCAAAGCTTGGATATCGCACTGTCTTATTTGTTTTAAAATGGAACACAACTGCGCGTTGGGCTCCATTTGTGAGATGTAGATTTATTTAACAAAAATATAAGTTAGACACACATTCTCAGATACGTTTGAGGAGAAGCTTAAAATAGGGGGTGCACAATCTTTGCATCAAAGTTTGTTTATCGATCAGGGGGAAGTATGAAGATCAGAGTATTGCAGGTTGTAACGATTGCAGCGATTCCAGTTCTTCTTTTGGGATTCCAGAACTGCGCCAAATTGGGAACGAACGGTATCGCCGTGGGTGATAAAGTTTTGACTGCAGAATCAGTTGAAACCATCAGTCCTATGGAGCCAGTTGGCGGTCTTCCGAACACGCCAAGCACTCCAGAAGCTGGATCTGAAGTTTCTGGTGGCACGGTTCCTAGCAACCCAGAAGTTGTCTCCGAGGAGCCTGTTAAAGAAGAACCAGTTAAAGTTGTTGAAACTCCAGCTCCTCCAAAAAACAATGGTGGCGGTTCTGGACATGATGAAGTTAAAAATCCACCAGCAAATAATGGTGGCGAAGTTGCAGATAATTCTGATGATGAAGAGGATGAAGTTTCGACTCCAGTGGTGGATGTAAAGCCACCTGTTGAAATCGAAGATGCCGAGGTGGCGGACGCAATCAAGTATTGTGAGCAACGTGCTGCGCAGGCGAATCCTTCAGCAAATCTTGATTTGAAGTTTAACCATGAGAGCTTTGAAATTGATGCTGCCAAAGTAACTGCTATCAAAGGCAATTACGGTGGTCAGAGTGCGGTGAGAGCGACTGGAGAAGGCGCTTTGGCCGGAGACATTCAAGTGAATCACACATCGTTGGTGATTTGTGGATTTGCTAAAATCGAAAGCATCAAAGGTGCACAGGATAACATTATTGTTGTTGGCGGCGACATTCAAAGCCTTCAGCTTAATAACTCGACAATCGCTTTGGTTAACGCCAGTGCGAATCAAGTTAAGGGCGCAAACTTGATTATCAAGAAGTATTCCCTTAAGTAAAACTTCCTGAATCCTGATTGGACATAAGGCAAAAAAAATCCCCTGATCTTGCGATGAGGGGATTTTTATTTTTATCAGCTTCAATTCTTTAGAACTTCAGTAAAGCTTCCACATCGAGCTTCCCGCCGGAAACTGTTTTGTCAGAGAGATTTGGAAGTTTCTTCGCGGAACCGATAAGGGCCGCTTTCACATCCGCATAGGTCTTCTCTGGATGGGCTGACCAGTAAAGAGCGGCAGCGCCAGCAACATGCGGGCACGCCATAGAAGTGCCATCCCAGGTCGCTTTAAAGCCGAATTTATCAATCACGATGTCAGAATACTTATTACCCACCATTGTTGAGTAAACAGCAACACCAGGAGCCGCGATATGCACAGTCTTCACGCCCCAGTTGGAGAATGAACCCAAGTTGTCGCGCACATCAATAGCCGCTACGGAGACGATGTTATCGTGCGGATAGGTTGCAGGGTAAGAAGGCTTAGGATCAGTGTCATTGCTGTAGCCTTTGCCTTGATGGCCGTTGCCAGCCGCTGCCACGAAAAGAACATCGTGATCTTTTGCGTATTGAACAGCATCACGCAAAGCTTGGTTCTCTTGGCCTTCAGCAGGGTCTTCCCCTTCAGAACCCCAAGAGTTGCTCAAAACCTTGGCGCCATTATCCACAGCATACTTAATAGCTTTAATTGCATCAGCTGTGGTGCCTTGGCCTTTCTCTGTGATGAAGCGAAGAGGCATGATCTTTACGTTTGGTGCAACGCCAGAGATACCTTTGCCGTTGTCGCCGCGAGCGGCAACGTTTCCAGCGCAATGGGTGCCATGGCCTGGGTTGCCGCCTTTGAATAAGATATCCAAAGGATCCATCGCAAGGTCATAAGGCTTGTTGTCATTGGCAGCGAAGTCCCATCCGATCACATCGTCGATGTAGCCGTTGTTATCATCGTCAATGCCGTTGTTTGGAATCTCTTTAGTATTTCTCCAGATATTTGGAAGAAGATCTTCGTGAGTATAATCGACACCCGTATCGATGACCGCCACGATGAAGTCGGGATTGCCCTTGGTCACCTTCCAAGCTTCCTCAATTCCAATGTTCAGCATGCCCCATTGTTTTGGGAAGAGAGGATCCGCACCAGTTGTTGCTTGCGGAGCGTCAGGGATGGCAGGGTTGTCTGCAGCAGCGAGAGCTGTTGGCTGAGGATTTCTGCGAATCATTTTCGCCAAAGCTGCACGACGAAGTGAGTCTTGAATTTGATAATCATCCATCAAGGAGATTTTATAGTTGGGTTGAACAAACTCAACAGCAGGATTTTTTGTGAAATTATGCAGGCTGAAATTCTTAGGGGCGAGCACTCGAACCCAGGAATCAGTGATCTTTTCGACTTTAGCGCCTTGAAATTCAACTTCCGTAAACCCAGGTGCCAACTTAATAAGCAAATCTTGGGTTTTATGCTGTGCTGAATGTTGCGCTGGGGCTGACAAACCGAACGAGAGAAGGGCAGTTGCGACGTACAGGGCCACTTTGTTCATGTTTTTTCCTCCTTGATGAAAACTACTATCAATCGAGCGCGAGAAGGTCACCACGTGGTGTGGCGGTCTCATGTGTAGAGACATAGTAAGGTGGCCCGACGGATGTAGAGTTGAAATTTGAGTTTGTTAGTAAATGAGAGGAGAATCAATTTCATTACTCGCATTTGGAAGGGTGCGTTGAGGAAATCAGACGCGGGCCCTATAATGAGATATCTAGTTGTCAGGATTACGGATTTTCACTATTACTTAATGATAGCTAATTGAAATTGCAGAGGTGTATTTATGCACAACAATCCAGTGCAGGGTTCAGCGTCGCAT belongs to Bdellovibrio svalbardensis and includes:
- a CDS encoding tetratricopeptide repeat protein, translating into MKKTLTFIAASFLGLNFAFGASPTALGLAGQSLRKQEYRKASNQLYKIVFSSDADANTKMQARYYLGVALMKLKLYQTAAFPLIINARVASPKIAQRSFEKLVLISDNLNDSGLLDYTLKKLDANDLGEIAKELYYNRMGQALMREGKYAEAVTYLQKSLQIKPDNDETLYTLALVYLKENKATEALPHLQKLYDKYFSLPSTNVKRGSAAMAMARGYYQAKRWEDAVNTYREIPKDHALYREAQMELAWSLFRMAKFRSAMSAIQTLHTPFYENFYDPESLTLRSIILLFACQNSEAEKALISFRKNYSSAFTTLSDINNSDQKPEYFFSQIEESQKYLKALKNGTKPTYSGQVPFFIVRASMEEPSLKNKLSYFDRIQQEKNRLAKVFNQPEDAALRKYALKILNSRQKNVSAEAGTVLRNSLIAKSKELALLDGDLDLIGYEVLNAQKKEARADYIRTVNNSEGSQINADDTRDFYVKNGYRYWPFEGEYWRDEIGNYQYLGVNRCDKE
- a CDS encoding HvfC/BufC N-terminal domain-containing protein, with amino-acid sequence MKLQEVQSLFKKQTLFPGEADPEVLKTFKPGGQLKLKEAFEVYHKAYIARLTEALDETFEGVHWVLGDHIFQEVCQNYIDTQPSTSYNLSDYGASFPDFIRLHPAIKGIPFVFDLARFEWRFKNIFHAPSPDPLTVERIQELMNEDDFKVSFVEAMELFESPYAIYDIWTRRKEPQYEFENIDWELPENLLLYKKDKKIYVKKIANEEFRILKELRDGKSVSAALAEQPTSMSPDKISQLFQMMMRAGIIDDITPL
- a CDS encoding S8 family peptidase, which translates into the protein MNKVALYVATALLSFGLSAPAQHSAQHKTQDLLIKLAPGFTEVEFQGAKVEKITDSWVRVLAPKNFSLHNFTKNPAVEFVQPNYKISLMDDYQIQDSLRRAALAKMIRRNPQPTALAAADNPAIPDAPQATTGADPLFPKQWGMLNIGIEEAWKVTKGNPDFIVAVIDTGVDYTHEDLLPNIWRNTKEIPNNGIDDDNNGYIDDVIGWDFAANDNKPYDLAMDPLDILFKGGNPGHGTHCAGNVAARGDNGKGISGVAPNVKIMPLRFITEKGQGTTADAIKAIKYAVDNGAKVLSNSWGSEGEDPAEGQENQALRDAVQYAKDHDVLFVAAAGNGHQGKGYSNDTDPKPSYPATYPHDNIVSVAAIDVRDNLGSFSNWGVKTVHIAAPGVAVYSTMVGNKYSDIVIDKFGFKATWDGTSMACPHVAGAAALYWSAHPEKTYADVKAALIGSAKKLPNLSDKTVSGGKLDVEALLKF
- a CDS encoding outer membrane beta-barrel domain-containing protein codes for the protein MISKATKILLVLALNLFALSSQATVIQFDADELPTESVVPILDSNMAVKNKAIPLAGRLEVGLFTASVIDEMFFNNSLWGFEAFYSFSEDKAWGLKYADRMSGLSSYSDQFQSTSAKPSFSKAPAPSSILTASYRWTFLYGKMSLSKSMVLPTMFATEVDAGANKVGGQSLPYTSFGITHKLFFKKHVGVGLSYRLLLYQTLDPVSVDLGSAAPTPSESDFSKKIQLSQSLDIALSYLF
- the bufB gene encoding MNIO family bufferin maturase yields the protein MRSQFHSHKVGLGLRPPHYPYLETSPTTEVAWFEAVSENYMDSRGRPLEMLTALRKDYPLALHGVGMNIGSASGVRIEYLNKLRDLIDRVEPFIVSDHICWTATSHQNMHDLLPLPYTQESLECLIENIDFVQNYLRTPLVLENVSTYLSFRANEMTEWEFVAEVSKRSGCGLLLDINNVYVNSYNHGYDPRTYLNAIPLERVAQIHLAGPTDKGTHLFDTHAEDIPDAVWSLFKTLAPKIRHIPVCIERDDNIPDFRELEAEILKAASILEKSNETARSPIFV
- a CDS encoding outer membrane beta-barrel domain-containing protein — encoded protein: MSINHFRIIICGLALLWSVASSAQDANSDPEQKDIDFVEKLLETKSVEFKNAPPSHAAPAQKKQKAEYSTVQSESFYSDLATIQKNYMPKTERVQLSGGLTLLPSDVFYRTLGLNIKTSYHFNETWGVEAFGYVFTSQARDEVSKLESVQKLSVKSLVSLTSFYGLNLYFNSIYGKTSFLNNRIIPFEVYQTLGVGKVRTQSSEEVSSIQVGIGDIFSLSRSSALRVDLNWAFYNAHNYLGEEQASNSLFLTVSYGRFFPEPSYR
- the bufA2 gene encoding BufA2 family periplasmic bufferin-type metallophore yields the protein MTKGTFTKAAISGLLAAGALSVSLQAHGADSQKPDAATAEGECHGVNSCKGKGDCGGKGHGCAGKNSCKGKGWLRMTKEKCEAAHGKFKADKGA
- a CDS encoding YceI family protein — its product is MRLLLPALLVSLATSTAFAEKFSLDISHTGIQFTVPHLVVSKVKGRFDKFEGTFDFDEKTQKLDNISIEIAADSINTNEKDRDKDLRGPNFLDVTKFPKLTFKSTKTIYDHAKPEKVEGLLTIHGVTKPVTLKVEYKGAVTDPWGNRRVAFEAETKIDRRNFGLVWNKAIEAGGFVVGDEVKISIDGEAMVAKAK